A genome region from Camelina sativa cultivar DH55 chromosome 10, Cs, whole genome shotgun sequence includes the following:
- the LOC104718819 gene encoding uncharacterized protein LOC104718819 isoform X3 — MKPLLILTLISPTLTRSYRMYLATSKKILKLEPLTCLVSPNICDYGSFLPTYKRSLAEPSCQRSSPENHAVQRFSDNFHGKNVVQKLTSLPPTSCKLVSNQDPQNYQTSGSLMAQAPGKKGNSGILGNDLPDHKPVRIRIKMGSEILSQKVILSKDLRLNGPPNSPPRNSHDDSSRLLPHTSMEKTSESPSRILQEMTAIPFPEDLLMSPLPDSLLLVKEKEKQYTLSDNQPVLKTGKEPSIQTKNKFSDVLLCEETPSGRRRKADCVTATTGNETSSTGEMKKQKVFSTGQLAREKSTSGLGAASSNIDGPTTKSNLQEDIKKDGESDPKLAFARSNKIKVVGMHAVKEKKTCFTKLRQKNTKNSSGDKFISKMPFKDAAYIGHNSMDVGFDFAVAPASTSLQLDNWAQCDSCKTWRLLPLGLNTEKLPDKWLCSMQTWLPGMNHCGVSEEETTKVIRHFHAGEAHGPETGVKLLSGASNADKSYQPLTSGSLPNPVEKKSNMKDFSQGLPSNILVDAATPMKSSPYVLKIKNLKLSGETPNATQISTDFGVSHDFVQDKVDQKAKWRSAGTDCQIKTKKKTEGDKQESDGSKHITTGVGNKLARDMKVEEIHWNQDPEWTPAERKTKRPDNDFHTLDVERDTKKRLLASKSKPDHKRQLPTASGSLCTKAHGRINTPVRKVRLVGSKQVADSDEKEPSMVKATINKISVQESKACQRNELFQADGSQEHRNADASCKYFSGGSGQISGVETSSSSKVVGSHKSGRMYVEEVKASPVGSVSSSPARSSCPTNRASAAESLPRKKQNMKYGDAGSRFFHDRRPLSQEANCEFLSTTHPTNRKQPKPEVCKQNPKFGDLPCTSMKSVLKNRAGINKIGDIAHETIDRSCHAANDILQEAEKLKKLAHCLESSGFDYEYKETKFKAALRFLFGASLLEMCSTDNVEGVTMSHVEAYHTAAKFSESCAHQYETSQEMAAAVLAYKCSEVACMRLVYGRSLGLSGEWNELQKMVQMTPQGESPSSSASDVDSFNHQRVIDKSAKTKRGLSHVAGNLLTVAKSQLNFLPLLDFTESMNLAMEASAKTQNAFKAVTVTLEETKHGDCIAAIKKVVDFSFHDVEALIKMIEVALDALNSSRFGGPKC; from the exons ATGAAGCCGTTGTTGATCTTGACGTTGATCTCTCCTACATT GACAAGAAGCTACAGAATGTACTTGGCCACTTCcaaaaagattttgaagttGGAGCCCTTAACCTGTTTGGTAA GTCCAAATATCTGTGACTATGGATCATTTTTGCCCACTTACAAACGTTCGCTTGCTGAACCATCATGTCAAAGGAGTTCCCCAGAGAATCATGCCGTCCAAAGATTTTCTGATAATTTTCACGGAAAG AATGTGGTTCAGAAGTTAACGTCACTGCCTCCTACATCTTGTAAACTAGTAAGTAATCAGGACCCTCAGAACTATCAAACTTCAGGATCTCTTATGGCCCAAGCTCCTGGGAAGAAAGGAAATTCAGGAATACTGGGCAATGATTTGCCTGATCATAAGCCAGTTAGGATTCGGATCAAAATGGGCTCTGAAATCTTGTCCCAAAAGGTTATACTTTCCAAGGATCTTCGTCTCAATGGTCCTCCAAATTCACCACCCCGAAACAGCCATGATGATAGTAGCAGACTGCTACCACATACATCTATGGAGAAGACAAGTGAATCTCCTTCCCGCATTCTACAG GAAATGACTGCCATTCCTTTCCCAGAGGATCTACTGATGTCGCCCCTTCCTGATAGTCTGCTTCTTgtgaaagagaaggagaagcaaTATACTTTATCAGACAACCAACCTGTGCTTAAGACAGGAAAGGAACCTTCTATTCAGACAAAGAACAAGTTTTCGGATGTTTTACTTTGTGAGGAAACTCCAAGTGGAAGGAGAAGGAAAGCTGACTGCGTTACTGCTACCACTGGGAATGAGACTTCATCAACTGGTGAGATGAAAAAGCAAAAAGTTTTTTCCACTGGTCAGCTGGCCAGGGAGAAGTCAACTTCTGGTTTAGGTGCGGCAAGTTCTAATATTGATGGGCCTACAACAAAAAGTAACTTGCAGGAAGATATTAAAAAAGATGGTGAAAGTGATCCCAAACTTGCATTTGCtagatcaaacaaaataaaggtTGTTGGGATGCATGCtgtgaaggagaaaaagacatgttttacaaagttgcgacagaaaaatactaaaaatagttCTGGtgataaatttatatcaaaGATGCCTTTCAAAGATGCTGCATATATAGGTCACAATAGTATGGACGTTGGGTTTGATTTCGCGGTTGCACCTGCTTCCACCAGTCTTCAACTTGACAATTGGGCGCAATGTGATAGTTGTAAGACATGGCGACTACTTCCCCTTGGCCTGAATACTGAGAAGCTGCCTGATAAGTGGCTGTGTAGCATGCAAACGTGGCT GCCTGGAATGAACCACTGTGGTGTCAGCGAGGAAGAGACAACAAAGGTTATCAGACACTTTCATGCTGGTGAGGCTCATGGTCCTGAAACTGGTGTCAAACTCCTCTCTGGTGCTAGTAATGCTGATAAAAGCTACCAACCATTAACTTCTGGTTCATTGCCAAATCCAGTTGAAAAGAAGTCTAACATGAAAGACTTTTCTCAAGGACTTCCAAGCAATATCTTGGTTGATGCTGCAACGCCTATGAAAAGTAGCCCATAtgttcttaaaataaaaaacttgaaGCTGTCAGGAGAAACGCCTAATGCTACTCAGATATCCACTGACTTTGGTGTGTCGCACGATTTTGTTCAGGATAAGGTTGACCAGAAAGCAAAGTGGCGATCAGCAG GTACTGATTGTCAGATAAAGACTAAGAAGAAAACGGAGGGTGACAAACAAGAAAGTGATGGTTCCAAGCATATCACGACTGGTGTTGGAAACAAACTCGCCAGAGATATGAAAGTAGAAGAAATACATTGGAATCAAGATCCGGAATGGACTCCAgcagagagaaaaacaaagcgTCCTGACAATGATTTTCACACTTTGGATGTAGAGCGAGACACAAAGAAAAGATTACTCGCATCTAAAAGCAAACCTGATCACAAACGTCAACTACCAACTGCTAGTGGTTCCTTGTGTACAAAAGCTCATGGCAGAATCAATACTCCAGTGAGGAAAGTAAGGTTGGTGGGTTCCAAGCAGGTTGCAGATAGTGATGAAAAAGAGCCATCAATGGTCAAGGCGACAATAAATAAGATTTCAGTCCAGGAATCTAAAGCATGCCAAAGAAATGAATTGTTTCAGGCTGATGGCTCTCAAGAACACCGGAATGCTGATGCCTCATGTAAATATTTCTCTGGTGGAAGTGGGCAGATTTCTGGGGTAGAAACATCCAGCTCTTCGAAGGTTGTAGGATCACATAAAAGTGGAAGAATGTATGTGGAAGAAGTAAAAGCATCTCCTGTGGgatcagtttcttcttcccCAGCAAGGTCTTCATGCCCGACGAATCGTGCATCAGCTGCAGAGAGCTTACCtcggaaaaaacaaaacatgaaatatGGCGATGCTGGGAGTAGATTTTTTCATGATAGAAGACCCCTATCCCAAGAAGCTAATTGTGAATTTTTGTCGACAACTCATCCTACAAACAGGAAACAGCCAAAACCAGAAGTATGTAAACAGAACCCAAAGTTTGGTGATTTACCGTGCACAAGTATGAAATCGGTCCTTAAAAATAGAGCTGGGATAAACAAAATCGGTGACATTGCTCATGAGACTATAGATAGATCCTGCCATGCTGCGAATGATATACTTCAAGAGGCTGAAAAGCTGAAAAAGCTTGCTCACTGTTTGGAG AGCTCTGGATTTGATTATGAATACAAGGAGACCAAATTTAAAGCGGCGCTGAGGTTTCTCTTTGGAGCTTCACTTTTGGAAATGTGCAGTACTGATAATGTGGAAGGGGTAACGATGAGCCATGTTGAAGCTTACCATACTGCTGCAAAATTTTCAGA AAGCTGTGCCCATCAATATGAAACTAGCCAAGAAATGGCTGCAGCTGTTTTGGCCTATAAATGCTCAGAAGTGGCTTGCATGAGGCTAGTGTACGGCAGAAGTTTAGGTCTTAGTGGAGAATGGAATGAATTGCAGAAGATGGTACAGATGACTCCTCAAG GTGAATCACCGTCGTCATCTGCATCTGATGTTGATAGTTTTAATCATCAAAGGGTGATTGATAAGTCTGCTAAAACTAAAAGAGGTCTCTCCCATGTTGCTGGAAACCTTCTCACCGTTGCTAAAAGCCAGCTAAATTTTCTTCCGTTATTGGACTTT ACAGAGAGCATGAATCTGGCAATGGAAGCCTCAGCAAAAACTCAAAATGCTTTTAAAGCAGTCACTGTCACTTTAGAAGAAACAAAGCATGGAGATTGTATCGCTGCTATCAAGAAAGTTGTCGATTTCAGTTTCCATGATGTGGAAGCGCTTATAAAGATGATTGAGGTTGCACTGGATGCTCTAAATTCATCAAGATTCGGTGGCCCAAAGTGTTGA
- the LOC104718819 gene encoding uncharacterized protein LOC104718819 isoform X2, with the protein MEKTSESPSRILQEMTAIPFPEDLLMSPLPDSLLLVKEKEKQYTLSDNQPVLKTGKEPSIQTKNKFSDVLLCEETPSGRRRKADCVTATTGNETSSTGEMKKQKVFSTGQLAREKSTSGLGAASSNIDGPTTKSNLQEDIKKDGESDPKLAFARSNKIKVVGMHAVKEKKTCFTKLRQKNTKNSSGDKFISKMPFKDAAYIGHNSMDVGFDFAVAPASTSLQLDNWAQCDSCKTWRLLPLGLNTEKLPDKWLCSMQTWLPGMNHCGVSEEETTKVIRHFHAGEAHGPETGVKLLSGASNADKSYQPLTSGSLPNPVEKKSNMKDFSQGLPSNILVDAATPMKSSPYVLKIKNLKLSGETPNATQISTDFGVSHDFVQDKVDQKAKWRSAGTDCQIKTKKKTEGDKQESDGSKHITTGVGNKLARDMKVEEIHWNQDPEWTPAERKTKRPDNDFHTLDVERDTKKRLLASKSKPDHKRQLPTASGSLCTKAHGRINTPVRKVRLVGSKQVADSDEKEPSMVKATINKISVQESKACQRNELFQADGSQEHRNADASCKYFSGGSGQISGVETSSSSKVVGSHKSGRMYVEEVKASPVGSVSSSPARSSCPTNRASAAESLPRKKQNMKYGDAGSRFFHDRRPLSQEANCEFLSTTHPTNRKQPKPEVCKQNPKFGDLPCTSMKSVLKNRAGINKIGDIAHETIDRSCHAANDILQEAEKLKKLAHCLESSGFDYEYKETKFKAALRFLFGASLLEMCSTDNVEGVTMSHVEAYHTAAKFSESCAHQYETSQEMAAAVLAYKCSEVACMRLVYGRSLGLSGEWNELQKMVQMTPQGESPSSSASDVDSFNHQRVIDKSAKTKRGLSHVAGNLLTVAKSQLNFLPLLDFTESMNLAMEASAKTQNAFKAVTVTLEETKHGDCIAAIKKVVDFSFHDVEALIKMIEVALDALNSSRFGGPKC; encoded by the exons ATGGAGAAGACAAGTGAATCTCCTTCCCGCATTCTACAG GAAATGACTGCCATTCCTTTCCCAGAGGATCTACTGATGTCGCCCCTTCCTGATAGTCTGCTTCTTgtgaaagagaaggagaagcaaTATACTTTATCAGACAACCAACCTGTGCTTAAGACAGGAAAGGAACCTTCTATTCAGACAAAGAACAAGTTTTCGGATGTTTTACTTTGTGAGGAAACTCCAAGTGGAAGGAGAAGGAAAGCTGACTGCGTTACTGCTACCACTGGGAATGAGACTTCATCAACTGGTGAGATGAAAAAGCAAAAAGTTTTTTCCACTGGTCAGCTGGCCAGGGAGAAGTCAACTTCTGGTTTAGGTGCGGCAAGTTCTAATATTGATGGGCCTACAACAAAAAGTAACTTGCAGGAAGATATTAAAAAAGATGGTGAAAGTGATCCCAAACTTGCATTTGCtagatcaaacaaaataaaggtTGTTGGGATGCATGCtgtgaaggagaaaaagacatgttttacaaagttgcgacagaaaaatactaaaaatagttCTGGtgataaatttatatcaaaGATGCCTTTCAAAGATGCTGCATATATAGGTCACAATAGTATGGACGTTGGGTTTGATTTCGCGGTTGCACCTGCTTCCACCAGTCTTCAACTTGACAATTGGGCGCAATGTGATAGTTGTAAGACATGGCGACTACTTCCCCTTGGCCTGAATACTGAGAAGCTGCCTGATAAGTGGCTGTGTAGCATGCAAACGTGGCT GCCTGGAATGAACCACTGTGGTGTCAGCGAGGAAGAGACAACAAAGGTTATCAGACACTTTCATGCTGGTGAGGCTCATGGTCCTGAAACTGGTGTCAAACTCCTCTCTGGTGCTAGTAATGCTGATAAAAGCTACCAACCATTAACTTCTGGTTCATTGCCAAATCCAGTTGAAAAGAAGTCTAACATGAAAGACTTTTCTCAAGGACTTCCAAGCAATATCTTGGTTGATGCTGCAACGCCTATGAAAAGTAGCCCATAtgttcttaaaataaaaaacttgaaGCTGTCAGGAGAAACGCCTAATGCTACTCAGATATCCACTGACTTTGGTGTGTCGCACGATTTTGTTCAGGATAAGGTTGACCAGAAAGCAAAGTGGCGATCAGCAG GTACTGATTGTCAGATAAAGACTAAGAAGAAAACGGAGGGTGACAAACAAGAAAGTGATGGTTCCAAGCATATCACGACTGGTGTTGGAAACAAACTCGCCAGAGATATGAAAGTAGAAGAAATACATTGGAATCAAGATCCGGAATGGACTCCAgcagagagaaaaacaaagcgTCCTGACAATGATTTTCACACTTTGGATGTAGAGCGAGACACAAAGAAAAGATTACTCGCATCTAAAAGCAAACCTGATCACAAACGTCAACTACCAACTGCTAGTGGTTCCTTGTGTACAAAAGCTCATGGCAGAATCAATACTCCAGTGAGGAAAGTAAGGTTGGTGGGTTCCAAGCAGGTTGCAGATAGTGATGAAAAAGAGCCATCAATGGTCAAGGCGACAATAAATAAGATTTCAGTCCAGGAATCTAAAGCATGCCAAAGAAATGAATTGTTTCAGGCTGATGGCTCTCAAGAACACCGGAATGCTGATGCCTCATGTAAATATTTCTCTGGTGGAAGTGGGCAGATTTCTGGGGTAGAAACATCCAGCTCTTCGAAGGTTGTAGGATCACATAAAAGTGGAAGAATGTATGTGGAAGAAGTAAAAGCATCTCCTGTGGgatcagtttcttcttcccCAGCAAGGTCTTCATGCCCGACGAATCGTGCATCAGCTGCAGAGAGCTTACCtcggaaaaaacaaaacatgaaatatGGCGATGCTGGGAGTAGATTTTTTCATGATAGAAGACCCCTATCCCAAGAAGCTAATTGTGAATTTTTGTCGACAACTCATCCTACAAACAGGAAACAGCCAAAACCAGAAGTATGTAAACAGAACCCAAAGTTTGGTGATTTACCGTGCACAAGTATGAAATCGGTCCTTAAAAATAGAGCTGGGATAAACAAAATCGGTGACATTGCTCATGAGACTATAGATAGATCCTGCCATGCTGCGAATGATATACTTCAAGAGGCTGAAAAGCTGAAAAAGCTTGCTCACTGTTTGGAG AGCTCTGGATTTGATTATGAATACAAGGAGACCAAATTTAAAGCGGCGCTGAGGTTTCTCTTTGGAGCTTCACTTTTGGAAATGTGCAGTACTGATAATGTGGAAGGGGTAACGATGAGCCATGTTGAAGCTTACCATACTGCTGCAAAATTTTCAGA AAGCTGTGCCCATCAATATGAAACTAGCCAAGAAATGGCTGCAGCTGTTTTGGCCTATAAATGCTCAGAAGTGGCTTGCATGAGGCTAGTGTACGGCAGAAGTTTAGGTCTTAGTGGAGAATGGAATGAATTGCAGAAGATGGTACAGATGACTCCTCAAG GTGAATCACCGTCGTCATCTGCATCTGATGTTGATAGTTTTAATCATCAAAGGGTGATTGATAAGTCTGCTAAAACTAAAAGAGGTCTCTCCCATGTTGCTGGAAACCTTCTCACCGTTGCTAAAAGCCAGCTAAATTTTCTTCCGTTATTGGACTTT ACAGAGAGCATGAATCTGGCAATGGAAGCCTCAGCAAAAACTCAAAATGCTTTTAAAGCAGTCACTGTCACTTTAGAAGAAACAAAGCATGGAGATTGTATCGCTGCTATCAAGAAAGTTGTCGATTTCAGTTTCCATGATGTGGAAGCGCTTATAAAGATGATTGAGGTTGCACTGGATGCTCTAAATTCATCAAGATTCGGTGGCCCAAAGTGTTGA
- the LOC104718818 gene encoding defensin-like protein 242, whose translation MKVAAIFLVPCVLFSLLPNHSSQDVSIFPPMKEPVYRRSKQVFNGSCTDRGSPRITCFLDFLGARSASEMPKNCTCTPLPKNKRLCECEVVQRW comes from the exons ATGAAGGTTGCTGCAATATTTTTGGTTCCTTGTgtccttttctctcttctccccaACCACTCGTCACAAG atgtatCAATTTTTCCACCAATGAAGGAACCAGTGTATCGACGTTCTAAACAAGTCTTCAATGGATCATGCACAGACAGAGGCAGTCCACGAATCACTTGTTTCCTTGACTTCTTGGGTGCACGAAGCGCAAGTGAAATGCCTAAAAACTGCACTTGCACTCCTCTGCCTAAAAATAAACGTCTTTGTGAATGTGAAGTTGTTCAACGGTGGTag
- the LOC104718820 gene encoding uncharacterized protein LOC104718820, with the protein MSRVPNEAGDATTELVSPPLKKPKIDTEAKADAEVKTEIRILLQGEWNDPEFIRQRDLYWEQFEKSEGYDIDWDNLDYNFPAVKFEWASDLSRKRTNQELLDLCIKTAIDEENEEYGTNLELVKYVSANILGVQGFFFCITFWAQDVSSPNPEPKLYQAKVRKFMDDIIVHDFRLRPTQEQWG; encoded by the exons atgtcTAGGGTTCCGAACGAGGCTGGAGATGCGACGACGGAGTTGGTTTCTCCGCCGCTGAAGAAGCCGAAGATAGATACGGAGGCGAAGGCGGATGCAGAGGTCAAAACAGAAATACGAATTCTCCTCCAAGGAGAATGGAACGATCCTGAATTCATCAGACAGCGAGATCTGTATTGGGAGCAATTTGAAAAGAGCGAG ggtTACGATATTGATTGGGATAATTTGGACTACAACTTCCCAGCCGTCAAATTCGAATGGGCATCAGATCTCTCACGTAAACGTACCAATCAGGAGTTGCTCGATCTGTGTATTAAGACGGCCATCgacgaagaaaacgaagaataT GGAACAAATCTCGAGTTGGTCAAGTATGTGAGTGCAAATATACTGGGAGTTCAAGGATTCTTTTTTTGCATAACATTCTGGGCACAAGATGTTTCATCACCGAATCCTGAGCCAAAACTTTACCAAGCAAAGGTGAGGAAGTTTATGGATGACATCATTGTCCATGACTTCAGGCTAAGGCCAACTCAAGAACAATGGGGTTGA
- the LOC104718819 gene encoding uncharacterized protein LOC104718819 isoform X1, whose amino-acid sequence MGEDYELEEGEMNCSSDEAVVDLDVDLSYIDKKLQNVLGHFQKDFEVGALNLFGPNICDYGSFLPTYKRSLAEPSCQRSSPENHAVQRFSDNFHGKNVVQKLTSLPPTSCKLVSNQDPQNYQTSGSLMAQAPGKKGNSGILGNDLPDHKPVRIRIKMGSEILSQKVILSKDLRLNGPPNSPPRNSHDDSSRLLPHTSMEKTSESPSRILQEMTAIPFPEDLLMSPLPDSLLLVKEKEKQYTLSDNQPVLKTGKEPSIQTKNKFSDVLLCEETPSGRRRKADCVTATTGNETSSTGEMKKQKVFSTGQLAREKSTSGLGAASSNIDGPTTKSNLQEDIKKDGESDPKLAFARSNKIKVVGMHAVKEKKTCFTKLRQKNTKNSSGDKFISKMPFKDAAYIGHNSMDVGFDFAVAPASTSLQLDNWAQCDSCKTWRLLPLGLNTEKLPDKWLCSMQTWLPGMNHCGVSEEETTKVIRHFHAGEAHGPETGVKLLSGASNADKSYQPLTSGSLPNPVEKKSNMKDFSQGLPSNILVDAATPMKSSPYVLKIKNLKLSGETPNATQISTDFGVSHDFVQDKVDQKAKWRSAGTDCQIKTKKKTEGDKQESDGSKHITTGVGNKLARDMKVEEIHWNQDPEWTPAERKTKRPDNDFHTLDVERDTKKRLLASKSKPDHKRQLPTASGSLCTKAHGRINTPVRKVRLVGSKQVADSDEKEPSMVKATINKISVQESKACQRNELFQADGSQEHRNADASCKYFSGGSGQISGVETSSSSKVVGSHKSGRMYVEEVKASPVGSVSSSPARSSCPTNRASAAESLPRKKQNMKYGDAGSRFFHDRRPLSQEANCEFLSTTHPTNRKQPKPEVCKQNPKFGDLPCTSMKSVLKNRAGINKIGDIAHETIDRSCHAANDILQEAEKLKKLAHCLESSGFDYEYKETKFKAALRFLFGASLLEMCSTDNVEGVTMSHVEAYHTAAKFSESCAHQYETSQEMAAAVLAYKCSEVACMRLVYGRSLGLSGEWNELQKMVQMTPQGESPSSSASDVDSFNHQRVIDKSAKTKRGLSHVAGNLLTVAKSQLNFLPLLDFTESMNLAMEASAKTQNAFKAVTVTLEETKHGDCIAAIKKVVDFSFHDVEALIKMIEVALDALNSSRFGGPKC is encoded by the exons ATGGGAGAGGATTATGAACTTGAAGAAGGAGAGATGAATTGTTCTTCTGATGAAGCCGTTGTTGATCTTGACGTTGATCTCTCCTACATT GACAAGAAGCTACAGAATGTACTTGGCCACTTCcaaaaagattttgaagttGGAGCCCTTAACCTGTTTG GTCCAAATATCTGTGACTATGGATCATTTTTGCCCACTTACAAACGTTCGCTTGCTGAACCATCATGTCAAAGGAGTTCCCCAGAGAATCATGCCGTCCAAAGATTTTCTGATAATTTTCACGGAAAG AATGTGGTTCAGAAGTTAACGTCACTGCCTCCTACATCTTGTAAACTAGTAAGTAATCAGGACCCTCAGAACTATCAAACTTCAGGATCTCTTATGGCCCAAGCTCCTGGGAAGAAAGGAAATTCAGGAATACTGGGCAATGATTTGCCTGATCATAAGCCAGTTAGGATTCGGATCAAAATGGGCTCTGAAATCTTGTCCCAAAAGGTTATACTTTCCAAGGATCTTCGTCTCAATGGTCCTCCAAATTCACCACCCCGAAACAGCCATGATGATAGTAGCAGACTGCTACCACATACATCTATGGAGAAGACAAGTGAATCTCCTTCCCGCATTCTACAG GAAATGACTGCCATTCCTTTCCCAGAGGATCTACTGATGTCGCCCCTTCCTGATAGTCTGCTTCTTgtgaaagagaaggagaagcaaTATACTTTATCAGACAACCAACCTGTGCTTAAGACAGGAAAGGAACCTTCTATTCAGACAAAGAACAAGTTTTCGGATGTTTTACTTTGTGAGGAAACTCCAAGTGGAAGGAGAAGGAAAGCTGACTGCGTTACTGCTACCACTGGGAATGAGACTTCATCAACTGGTGAGATGAAAAAGCAAAAAGTTTTTTCCACTGGTCAGCTGGCCAGGGAGAAGTCAACTTCTGGTTTAGGTGCGGCAAGTTCTAATATTGATGGGCCTACAACAAAAAGTAACTTGCAGGAAGATATTAAAAAAGATGGTGAAAGTGATCCCAAACTTGCATTTGCtagatcaaacaaaataaaggtTGTTGGGATGCATGCtgtgaaggagaaaaagacatgttttacaaagttgcgacagaaaaatactaaaaatagttCTGGtgataaatttatatcaaaGATGCCTTTCAAAGATGCTGCATATATAGGTCACAATAGTATGGACGTTGGGTTTGATTTCGCGGTTGCACCTGCTTCCACCAGTCTTCAACTTGACAATTGGGCGCAATGTGATAGTTGTAAGACATGGCGACTACTTCCCCTTGGCCTGAATACTGAGAAGCTGCCTGATAAGTGGCTGTGTAGCATGCAAACGTGGCT GCCTGGAATGAACCACTGTGGTGTCAGCGAGGAAGAGACAACAAAGGTTATCAGACACTTTCATGCTGGTGAGGCTCATGGTCCTGAAACTGGTGTCAAACTCCTCTCTGGTGCTAGTAATGCTGATAAAAGCTACCAACCATTAACTTCTGGTTCATTGCCAAATCCAGTTGAAAAGAAGTCTAACATGAAAGACTTTTCTCAAGGACTTCCAAGCAATATCTTGGTTGATGCTGCAACGCCTATGAAAAGTAGCCCATAtgttcttaaaataaaaaacttgaaGCTGTCAGGAGAAACGCCTAATGCTACTCAGATATCCACTGACTTTGGTGTGTCGCACGATTTTGTTCAGGATAAGGTTGACCAGAAAGCAAAGTGGCGATCAGCAG GTACTGATTGTCAGATAAAGACTAAGAAGAAAACGGAGGGTGACAAACAAGAAAGTGATGGTTCCAAGCATATCACGACTGGTGTTGGAAACAAACTCGCCAGAGATATGAAAGTAGAAGAAATACATTGGAATCAAGATCCGGAATGGACTCCAgcagagagaaaaacaaagcgTCCTGACAATGATTTTCACACTTTGGATGTAGAGCGAGACACAAAGAAAAGATTACTCGCATCTAAAAGCAAACCTGATCACAAACGTCAACTACCAACTGCTAGTGGTTCCTTGTGTACAAAAGCTCATGGCAGAATCAATACTCCAGTGAGGAAAGTAAGGTTGGTGGGTTCCAAGCAGGTTGCAGATAGTGATGAAAAAGAGCCATCAATGGTCAAGGCGACAATAAATAAGATTTCAGTCCAGGAATCTAAAGCATGCCAAAGAAATGAATTGTTTCAGGCTGATGGCTCTCAAGAACACCGGAATGCTGATGCCTCATGTAAATATTTCTCTGGTGGAAGTGGGCAGATTTCTGGGGTAGAAACATCCAGCTCTTCGAAGGTTGTAGGATCACATAAAAGTGGAAGAATGTATGTGGAAGAAGTAAAAGCATCTCCTGTGGgatcagtttcttcttcccCAGCAAGGTCTTCATGCCCGACGAATCGTGCATCAGCTGCAGAGAGCTTACCtcggaaaaaacaaaacatgaaatatGGCGATGCTGGGAGTAGATTTTTTCATGATAGAAGACCCCTATCCCAAGAAGCTAATTGTGAATTTTTGTCGACAACTCATCCTACAAACAGGAAACAGCCAAAACCAGAAGTATGTAAACAGAACCCAAAGTTTGGTGATTTACCGTGCACAAGTATGAAATCGGTCCTTAAAAATAGAGCTGGGATAAACAAAATCGGTGACATTGCTCATGAGACTATAGATAGATCCTGCCATGCTGCGAATGATATACTTCAAGAGGCTGAAAAGCTGAAAAAGCTTGCTCACTGTTTGGAG AGCTCTGGATTTGATTATGAATACAAGGAGACCAAATTTAAAGCGGCGCTGAGGTTTCTCTTTGGAGCTTCACTTTTGGAAATGTGCAGTACTGATAATGTGGAAGGGGTAACGATGAGCCATGTTGAAGCTTACCATACTGCTGCAAAATTTTCAGA AAGCTGTGCCCATCAATATGAAACTAGCCAAGAAATGGCTGCAGCTGTTTTGGCCTATAAATGCTCAGAAGTGGCTTGCATGAGGCTAGTGTACGGCAGAAGTTTAGGTCTTAGTGGAGAATGGAATGAATTGCAGAAGATGGTACAGATGACTCCTCAAG GTGAATCACCGTCGTCATCTGCATCTGATGTTGATAGTTTTAATCATCAAAGGGTGATTGATAAGTCTGCTAAAACTAAAAGAGGTCTCTCCCATGTTGCTGGAAACCTTCTCACCGTTGCTAAAAGCCAGCTAAATTTTCTTCCGTTATTGGACTTT ACAGAGAGCATGAATCTGGCAATGGAAGCCTCAGCAAAAACTCAAAATGCTTTTAAAGCAGTCACTGTCACTTTAGAAGAAACAAAGCATGGAGATTGTATCGCTGCTATCAAGAAAGTTGTCGATTTCAGTTTCCATGATGTGGAAGCGCTTATAAAGATGATTGAGGTTGCACTGGATGCTCTAAATTCATCAAGATTCGGTGGCCCAAAGTGTTGA
- the LOC109127003 gene encoding putative defensin-like protein 244 — MNCVAILLVSCLLFSLLSANLAEGLEWCPSKDVFKGPCTVRGSPSYTCFLDLLGSKSASAMPKNCKCTPLPHNHRQCDCFVVCNN, encoded by the exons ATGAATTGCGTTGCGATTTTATTGGTTTCATGTCTCCTTTTCTCCCTTCTCTCAGCCAACCTTGCCGAAG GGTTAGAATGGTGCCCATCAAAGGACGTGTTCAAAGGCCCTTGCACAGTCAGAGGAAGTCCAAGCTACACATGTTTTCTAGATCTTTTGGGATCGAAGAGTGCAAGTGCTATGCCTAAGAATTGCAAATGCACTCCTCTTCCTCACAACCATCGTCAATGCGACTGTTTTGTCGTTTGCAACAATTAA